The Pseudanabaena galeata CCNP1313 genome includes a region encoding these proteins:
- a CDS encoding sensor histidine kinase, whose protein sequence is MDEKLLRQILTNLLTNAIKYSPQNKIVDFQLTVQQDHAIFTISDHGIGIPDEDLEHLFGAFHRGKNVGILPGTGLGLSIVKKCVDIHGGLISVESKLDIGTKFTVVLPISDEELLSE, encoded by the coding sequence ATGGATGAGAAACTATTGCGCCAAATCTTAACTAATCTCCTCACAAACGCAATTAAATATTCTCCACAAAATAAAATAGTTGATTTCCAACTTACCGTACAGCAAGATCATGCGATCTTTACCATAAGCGATCATGGCATTGGCATTCCTGACGAAGATTTAGAACATTTATTTGGTGCGTTCCATCGAGGTAAAAATGTGGGAATATTACCTGGCACTGGATTGGGGCTATCAATTGTTAAAAAATGTGTTGATATTCATGGTGGCTTAATATCAGTAGAAAGTAAGTTAGATATTGGTACTAAATTTACAGTTGTTTTACCAATTTCTGATGAAGAACTTCTATCTGAATAA